The nucleotide sequence TAACATCAGAGTGAATCAATTTTAGTTGTCGCTCCTGTTCGACAAACTGTTGAGCCACTGACAATAAATACTCGGCTTGGCTGAGAGGTTTTTGCCAGCCTAATTCTTGCTGCACCCAAGCCCGAAATCCTAGAGTGGCAAAAGCTCGATAAACTAACTTTGCTTGAGGGTTAGCCGCACGAGAATCAAAGCAATAATATTCAATGATGGCGGCGACTAGAATATCGGGTAAGTTACCATCGCTAAAGTCTTGTCCGGCAAAGGGTTGAAGGCTTGGCGATTTCTTTAAATTACCACTAGCGATACGCTTTAGTAGCTTAAGAATTGAGGGATGCTCAACTCCTACCAACCGGGCTACAGCACGACGGGACGCAAAGGCTCGACCTTGCTCATCAATGGTAAACTCAGACCGAATATCTTCCGATAAATGGTAAATCGAAATATTGTTCATCTTTATTCTATTCCTGTTTTGTAATAATCTTTTTTTCAACTAAAATCTGTCTTCAAACTGCTCACAATTTAATGGGCGATAGCCCGACTAATAAGTTTTTAGTTGACAAACTTTGCTGAGTGTGGTGAATCTCCTGAGCTTCATCTGCGTGGTATTCGACAAAGAAAGCAACCCTTGCGATCGTGAATTTATTGGTCAGCCACCCGCTAACCAGTGATAAATCGAACAGGTTGCTCATATCTACTTTTGTTTTGTAATCCCTTTTTGAACGACAACCTGTTTTCAAGTGGCGTTCTAATCTAATGGGCGATAGCCCCTAGGGAAGTTTTCAAAGGATTCCAAAATTCAAATAGGGCTTAAAAACTTTTAGCAGCCTAATTTTGTACTATCTAAAGGCAAGGATCTTCTTCGGGAGGATGCCAACCTCCTTGTTTCCACAAGCTTCTGGATCTTTGAATAAAACGATCATTACGGCGTTCGTCATTAAGATCTAGGCGCTCACAAGTAGCTCTACCAATAGCGGTAATACCGATAATTTTTGTTCCATCAACTGTCCACACAAAATGCTCTGACCATTGTGAGAGCCGGGGATTAAATAAAGACGCTTCCTGCTGAGTTTGTGGATCAATGCCTGAAACGAAATTATAATGACGTTCATTACAACGACGACAAGCCAAGGCAAGATTATTTATATCATCCGTTCCACCAATTGATTTTGGCAAAATATGATCAATAGTTAAAGGGGATGTACTAAGAAATTCAAGATAATGACAATATTCACAGCGATAATTTGCCCGTTCTCGTACTAAGTCTAAAACTTTTTTAGGAATTGTCACGATTGAGAAACGATAATAGCGTTAATATAACTAAAAATGGTATCTAACTCACTGATGGCTTCTAACTCGGCTGTTTCTTCTGGGTTCAGATTATCCGCTTTTTTCTTATCGAGTAGTTCTTGTAAGCGATTACTCAATTCTTCAGTAAATTTAAACAGTGTGAGATGATTGACTTGTTCGGTTCGGATTCCTCCGGTTAGCCAAGCTGACGGTTTTACAACAACGGGATTCATCGCTTTAGGGATAATAAACTAACTTTAAACTTTATATCTATTTTAGCTTAAGGACAAAATCTTGGTTGTTCAATTTTAACTGCATCAACACTTATGAAGCCACATTATCCTTTTTGGAAAAAATATTCTATTTTAGAAGATTTAGAAGCGGATTTCTCCATTGAGAATTTACCGACTTATGAAGATTACCTTAATAGCCGTACAGTTGAAAAGATTTGGTATAACAAAGAATCTAATGTGTC is from Gloeothece verrucosa PCC 7822 and encodes:
- a CDS encoding HNH endonuclease, with the translated sequence MTIPKKVLDLVRERANYRCEYCHYLEFLSTSPLTIDHILPKSIGGTDDINNLALACRRCNERHYNFVSGIDPQTQQEASLFNPRLSQWSEHFVWTVDGTKIIGITAIGRATCERLDLNDERRNDRFIQRSRSLWKQGGWHPPEEDPCL